The following proteins are co-located in the Terriglobales bacterium genome:
- the kdpB gene encoding potassium-transporting ATPase subunit KdpB, translating into MARSKAVWEWKIVRRAVWDSFLKLNPRKMMGNPVMFVVEVGSVITTILLFRSHENFKFNLQITLWLWFTVLFANFAEAMAEGRGKAQADTLRKARSETQANLLMPEGIIETIPSSKLRADDIVICCAGEFIPSDGEIIEGIASVDESAITGESAPVIREAGGDRSAVTGGTRVLSDQIKVKITSNPGETFLDRMIALVEGAERQKTPNEIALNILLAGLTIIFLLAVVTLQPFAIYSGSPQTVFVLVSLLVCLIPTTIGGLLSAIGIAGMDRLIQHNVLAMSGRAVEAAGDVNTLLLDKTGTITFGNRQAAEFIPAPGVTSDQLADSAQLSSLPDETPEGRSIVVLAKEKYALRGRELSEHGVEFVPFSAQTRMSGVNFNGRQVRKGAADSIQRYLQENGGEIPKELQLSIDTIARSGGTPLVVAERNRAMGVIHLKDVVKGGMKERFTHLRAMGIRTVMITGDNPLTAAAIAREAGVDDFLAQATPKDKMDLIRREQTDGKLVAMTGDGTNDAPALAQADVGVAMNTGTQAAKEAGNMVDLDSNPTKLIEIVEIGKQLLMTRGSLTTFSIANDVAKYFAIIPAMFAATFPVLNALNIMHLQTPQSAILSAVIFNALIIIALIPLALSGVKYRPMGAAALLRRNLWIYGVGGVIIPFIGIKAIDMIITRVGLA; encoded by the coding sequence ATGGCGAGATCAAAAGCAGTTTGGGAATGGAAGATCGTACGGCGGGCGGTTTGGGACTCTTTCCTGAAGCTCAATCCCCGCAAAATGATGGGCAATCCCGTGATGTTCGTGGTCGAAGTAGGAAGCGTGATTACCACGATCCTGCTCTTCCGCAGCCACGAGAATTTCAAGTTCAATCTGCAGATCACGTTGTGGCTATGGTTCACAGTGCTCTTCGCGAACTTCGCGGAAGCGATGGCGGAAGGCCGCGGCAAGGCACAGGCGGACACCTTGCGGAAAGCTCGATCAGAAACGCAAGCCAACCTTCTTATGCCCGAAGGCATAATCGAGACGATTCCCAGTTCGAAACTTCGGGCGGATGACATAGTGATCTGTTGCGCCGGCGAGTTCATCCCCTCGGATGGAGAGATCATCGAGGGCATAGCCTCGGTCGATGAGTCGGCGATTACCGGCGAGTCGGCTCCGGTGATCCGCGAGGCAGGAGGAGACCGCTCGGCCGTTACCGGAGGCACGCGCGTCCTGTCCGATCAGATCAAAGTCAAGATCACCTCCAATCCGGGTGAAACCTTTCTTGATCGCATGATCGCTCTGGTCGAAGGCGCCGAGCGCCAGAAGACACCCAATGAGATTGCGCTTAACATTCTGCTGGCCGGGCTGACGATCATCTTTCTGCTTGCCGTAGTCACACTGCAGCCATTCGCCATTTACTCCGGCAGTCCGCAAACCGTCTTCGTGCTCGTTTCGCTGCTGGTCTGCCTGATTCCCACCACGATTGGCGGACTCCTCTCCGCAATCGGGATCGCCGGCATGGATCGCCTTATTCAGCACAATGTCCTCGCGATGTCGGGACGCGCCGTCGAGGCCGCCGGCGACGTCAACACTCTGCTGCTCGACAAGACCGGAACCATCACCTTCGGCAATCGCCAGGCGGCAGAGTTCATTCCCGCTCCGGGAGTAACCAGCGATCAACTCGCAGATTCCGCACAGCTCTCCTCCCTGCCCGATGAAACTCCCGAAGGGCGCTCCATCGTCGTACTTGCCAAAGAGAAGTACGCCCTGCGTGGACGAGAGCTCTCGGAGCATGGCGTTGAGTTTGTTCCCTTCTCGGCGCAGACGCGCATGTCAGGCGTGAATTTCAACGGCAGACAAGTGCGCAAGGGGGCGGCTGACTCGATCCAGCGGTATCTACAGGAGAACGGTGGAGAAATCCCCAAAGAGTTGCAGCTCTCCATAGACACGATCGCTCGTTCTGGAGGCACGCCCCTCGTCGTTGCTGAACGAAACCGCGCCATGGGCGTCATTCATCTGAAAGACGTCGTTAAAGGCGGCATGAAGGAGCGCTTCACCCACTTGCGGGCCATGGGAATCCGCACGGTGATGATTACCGGGGACAATCCGCTTACCGCTGCGGCCATCGCCCGCGAAGCTGGCGTTGACGATTTTCTGGCGCAGGCCACGCCGAAGGACAAGATGGATCTGATCCGTCGCGAGCAAACCGATGGCAAGCTCGTCGCCATGACCGGCGACGGTACCAACGACGCACCCGCGCTGGCTCAAGCGGATGTTGGCGTTGCGATGAACACAGGCACACAAGCGGCCAAGGAAGCCGGGAACATGGTCGATCTCGATTCCAATCCCACCAAGCTCATCGAGATCGTCGAAATCGGAAAGCAGTTGCTGATGACTCGCGGTTCGCTGACGACTTTTTCAATTGCCAACGATGTCGCTAAGTACTTTGCCATCATCCCGGCCATGTTCGCGGCAACATTCCCCGTTCTGAACGCCTTGAACATCATGCATCTGCAGACACCGCAGTCGGCCATTCTGTCTGCCGTCATCTTCAACGCGCTGATCATCATTGCGCTCATCCCCCTGGCACTGAGCGGCGTGAAGTACCGCCCAATGGGCGCGGCAGCGCTGCTACGGCGAAATCTTTGGATCTATGGAGTCGGAGGCGTGATCATTCCCTTTATCGGAATCAAAGCGATCGACATGATCATCACACGAGTCGGGCTGGCATAA
- the kdpC gene encoding potassium-transporting ATPase subunit KdpC, which translates to MKKNLITAVLMTVVTTILLGIIYPLVVTALAQALFHDKANGQLIVKDGKAVGSRIIGQAFNSDSYFHSRPSNAGNGYDAANSSASNLGPTNHALIDRVNASVAQLKAENPQTPVPIDLVTSSGSGLDPHITPAAAAFQIPRIAKARGMSEAQLRAIVARHTEGRQLGFLGEPRVNVLELNLDLDQQSPTKSALASH; encoded by the coding sequence ATGAAGAAAAATCTCATTACCGCAGTGCTGATGACTGTCGTCACCACAATCTTGCTCGGAATCATCTATCCGCTCGTCGTGACGGCTCTTGCCCAAGCGCTTTTTCACGACAAGGCGAATGGCCAACTAATCGTTAAGGACGGAAAAGCAGTGGGTTCGCGCATTATTGGACAAGCATTCAACTCGGATTCATATTTTCACTCGCGTCCCTCCAATGCCGGCAATGGATACGATGCCGCGAATTCGAGCGCTTCCAACCTCGGCCCCACCAATCACGCGCTGATCGATCGAGTGAATGCCAGCGTCGCACAACTCAAAGCAGAGAATCCGCAAACGCCAGTTCCGATTGATCTTGTCACCAGCTCCGGCTCAGGACTCGATCCGCACATCACGCCCGCAGCTGCTGCGTTTCAAATTCCGCGAATAGCCAAGGCACGCGGCATGAGCGAAGCACAATTACGAGCAATCGTCGCACGACACACCGAAGGGCGGCAGCTGGGTTTTCTGGGGGAACCACGCGTGAATGTGCTTGAGCTGAACCTCGATTTGGATCAACAATCACCCACAAAGAGTGCGTTGGCCAGTCATTGA
- a CDS encoding sulfite oxidase-like oxidoreductase, whose protein sequence is MFSGDERKRKEQEVRSEGRLPPGQSLTLKWPVLHYGSVPRFDSSRWDFQVTGLVEHPLRLNWDEFNRLPRVERTSDFHCVTRWSRFDNRWTGVAMREILARAKPKPEASYVLVHTEQGYTANVPLADLDRDEVLLATHHDGEPLTPDHGYPLRLIVPHLYGWKSVKWVRGLEFLSQDQAGFWEQNGYHMRGDPFQEQRFDTD, encoded by the coding sequence ATGTTTTCAGGCGACGAACGCAAGCGCAAAGAGCAGGAGGTGCGCAGCGAGGGACGTTTGCCTCCTGGACAGTCGCTCACGCTAAAGTGGCCGGTTCTGCATTACGGATCAGTTCCGCGATTCGACTCGTCACGTTGGGATTTCCAAGTTACCGGTCTTGTCGAGCATCCACTTCGCCTCAATTGGGACGAATTCAATCGGCTTCCGCGAGTGGAGCGAACCAGCGACTTTCATTGTGTCACCCGCTGGAGCCGCTTCGACAATCGCTGGACGGGCGTTGCTATGCGCGAGATTCTCGCTCGTGCCAAGCCAAAGCCGGAAGCCAGTTACGTTCTGGTCCATACTGAGCAGGGTTACACGGCAAATGTTCCGCTAGCTGACTTGGATCGTGACGAAGTGCTGCTCGCAACTCACCATGACGGCGAGCCGCTCACGCCAGACCACGGCTATCCGCTGCGACTCATCGTGCCGCATCTCTACGGGTGGAAGTCGGTGAAGTGGGTGCGCGGGCTGGAGTTTCTCAGCCAGGATCAAGCTGGATTCTGGGAGCAGAACGGCTATCACATGCGCGGCGACCCGTTTCAAGAACAACGATTCGATACGGACTGA